The genomic stretch CCTATTCCATCGCGCAAACAGCGGTGGTTACCTATAACCACGACCGCCATGTCAACTACATGGGTGGCATGGAATGCACCACGTGCCACGGCACAACGCTGGAAATTCTTTCACCGCCGCGCAGTGCGTGTGTGCAGTGTCATGGCAATGCCTTCAATGAAACCGTCATTATCCCTGCGCTGAAAACCCACGGCCCCGCTTAGGCGCTGACACACGGCGCACATGCCAAAAGTAAGCGGAACGACTGTATGCAGTGCCACGACCAGCCGCGTACGCGCAACATTCCCGACTG from Chrysiogenes arsenatis DSM 11915 encodes the following:
- a CDS encoding cytochrome c3 family protein is translated as MNRFTFAIFLLFGCLLMGAITYSIAQTAVVTYNHDRHVNYMGGMECTTCHGTTLEILSPPRSACVQCHGNAFNETVIIPALKTHGPA